CAGAGGTAATGGTTCCGCCGTCAGCGACGTTGATTCCTGCCGGCCCGGAGCTCGCACCCTCTCCCGGCATGTTGGCGTTAAAGAACATGGTGCCGTATACGCCGTCCTCGGGAGCTTCGAGAACAAATTGGTAGTTAAACCCGGCATAGTCGGCCTGGAATCTCTGCTGGATATATTCACGCTCGGCCTGGGTATAAATATGTTCATCGAACTCGAGGGTGACGTCAGCGCCCGTTCCATCTGCGTTTTCCTTGAACGTGCGGCTGTAGGTGCCGGTTGTGGCACTGTCAAAGTCCAGATAAACAACCTGCGGCCCCGAAGCGTTGGCGCCGGTCGAGGCAGGCCTGGATACCTGCCCGTCGGCAAAACCGTCGGCAACAACTGAACTGGCGACGGGAGCGCCGGACTGAATGATTGTGTCAAACCTGCCGCCGGACAGCATTTGCTCCTTCTGGGACATGGGCGCATTTTGCCAGTGACTGCAGGTGGTGGAATGCGTATGGGTCACCAGACTGTTCAGGTCATCAACCGACAGCATCGTACCCAGGGTCGTTGCATAGGCCGGCGCGCCCATCGCGACGACCGAGATGGCCCCCAGGAGGGCCACTTTCTTTATTTTTGAAGTTGTATCGTGAAAATCCATGGTCATGGAAAATCCCCTTCCGTAAGAATAAAAATATATATTCCCGCCTCGAAGGCAGGTTTTCATTTGGCTTACATTTGTGGGAAAGACCGGCTTGTGACTTTCCCTCCCCGGCCCTGTCGGGTATTTTTACAGTTAGTGATCGACAGGGCAGCCAATCATGGTTAATGCAAATTTCACGCCAGATATTAATAGACGGGAGAAAATAAGGGGATTCTAAAAAGCGTGAAAAAACAGGTATATACAAACTGTAAAGATTACTTAACACATTGTATTTATTTGACTATTATTATTTTGCATAAAATATACAAATATTATTACGCGGCTTTTTCTACAATTCGAATATTATTCTAATAGGCTGCTTCTTAACCTTAAGATATTCCGCCGAATCTGATAATGAACGAGCATCCAGATGGCCACCCCCAAAGAACCGCCCCACCAGACGCAGAAACTTTCATTCTTCGAAATTTTTCGAATCTTTCTGCTGCTGGGCTGCACGTCCTTTGGCGGACCGGTCGCTCACCTGGGCTATTTCCGCGAAGAATTTATCACCAGGCGTAAATGGCTCAGTGATGAGGATTATGCCGACCTGATCGCCTTCTGTCAGTTTCTGCCGGGACCGGCCTCAAGCCAGGTGGGGATGGCTATCGGTCTGACCAAAGGAGGCTATCGCGGGATGTTTGCCGCCTGGCTGGGGTTCACCCTGCCGTCAGCCCTGCTGATGTTTCTTTTCGCCTTTGGGGTGCTGAGTTTCGGGGAACTGGGCTACAGCGGATGGATTGCCGGACTCAAGGCCGCCACGGTCGCTATTGTCGCCCATGCCCTTGGCGGCATGGTTTCGAGCCTTGCTTCCAGTGCAAAGACCGCGACAATCGCCGTCGCGGCGATGGCATTGGTGTTCCTGGTTTCCGGCGCCTGGGGACAAATACTGGCCATTGTCGCCGGCGGGGTTGCGGGACTTCTCTGGCTGAGACGCGAGGGACCGGCCATAAAACCGGAAACACTGGGGCATTCCGCCCATATGGGCGTGTCGCTGGTCAACCTGATCATATTCGCGGTCCTGCTTGCCGTCCTTCCCCTGGCTGCCCTTTACTCAGCGGATATTGCGTTGCTGGACAGCTTTTACCGCTCGGGGTCGCTGGTGTTTGGCGGCGGTCACGTTGTCCTGCCATTGCTGCAGGCGGAAATGGTGGAAAGCGGACTGGTCGGCACCGACGATTTCCTGGCCGGATACGGCCTGGCCCAGGCTGTACCGGGTCCCCTTTTCACTTTTGCCAGCTATCTCGGCGTTCTGGCCGCCCCGGACAAATCAGCAGTCACCGGATCGATCATTGCCACCGTCGGCATCTTCCTGCCCTCCTTTTTCCTGGTGCTGGGCGGGCTGCCGCTATGGAACCGCTTCCGCGCCCTGGCCGTTGCACAAAATGCCATGATGGGCATCAATGCCGCGGTAGTCGGTCTGGTGGCCGCCGTTCTCTATACGCCGGTGTTCACCGCCACCATTACCGGCGTCATGCCGTTTCTGATCGCTGTCGTCAGTTACCTGCTGCTGCGCTACTGGAAACTGCCGCCCTGGGCGCTGATTATGCTGGCGGGCATTGTCGGGCATTTCCTGTTGTAATCAGCCTTCGAAGTGCTCCTCACTGGCCTCGCCTTTCATAATCGCCACTACTTCGTCCACATCGTCGGTGACGCGGATCAGGTCAAGATCTATGGGGTCGATGGTACCGAAACGGATCATGGTTTTTTCCAGAAAGGGAATAAGATGCCCCCAATATTCACTGCCGAAGGCGACCACGGGGAAATCGGTAATCTTGTCGGTCTGCATCAGGGTCAGGGTTTCAAACATTTCATCCAGGGTGCCGAAGCCGCCGGGCATCAGGACAAAACCCTGGGAGTAGCGCACCAGCATCAGCTTGCGCACGTAGAAATGCTTGAACGTGGTGCTGATATGCAGATAGGGGTTGGGCACCTGCTCATGGGGCAACTGGATATTGCAGCCGGCGGACAGGGCGCCGTTTTCATAGGCGCCGCGGTTTGCCGCCTCCATGACGCCCGGCCCACCGCCGGTCATGATGGAAAAGCCTTCCCTGGCCAGCTTGCCGGCGATCTCGCGGCTTTTCTGGTAGTAGATATGGTCCTCACCGAAGCGGGCTGAGCCGAAGATGGTGACGCAGGGCCCCATTTTTCGCATCAGGTTAAAGCCGCGCCACATTTCCGCGGATACCTTGAACAGGCGGCGTATATCCCTGTACCAGCCTAGTCGTTTACTGAACATCGTGAGTATCCGGGCCTATTTTCTGGTGATATTGAGAATTCTGACCGGCTTTTCCATGATCTGGCCCTTAACCGGCGAGTTCGGGTCCTGCATGGGTACGTTGGTCGGTTGGTTCTGGATCTGCATGACCACTTCCATGCCGTCAGTGACGACTCCAAATGTGGCATAGCCTTGTTTGTCAGGGTTACGGTCGCTGCCGTAATCAAGGGCACTATTGTCCCCGATACAAATAAAAAACTCGGACGTGGCGGTGCCCGGCTCGAGCCGGGCCATGGAGATCACGCCGTTCTGATGGGAAATACCGGTCATTTCCGTGGTTTCATGGGGGACAGGCGGCAGGGGCTTCACCGCAGGATTGCGCCCTCCCTGGATCAGGGTGATGGTTGTATTGGCAGGCCGCTGGTTATCCATGCGTACCGCCCGGTAGAACTGGCCGCCCTGGTAGATGCCGGCATCCATATTCCTGAGGAAGTTCTTGACCGTGATCGGGGCGCGTTCCGGATAAAGCCGCAAGCTTATATTGCCCTGCTCGGTCGTAATGACCACATCGACGGTTTTCTCAGGTGCCGAAACGGCGGGAACAACTGCAGCAAGCAACATCAGACAGGATAAAAGTATGGTGCCAATTGCTTTTAAACGGCCTCTATTCGCCATAATGCTCCCCTTCCAGCGCTGTGGCCGGGAGCTCCCCGTCCTCCCCGGCCTGTTTTTTTGTCTGGCGAATATACCACAGGGTAACCAGAAACAGAAAACCCAGGATTGAATAGTTGATGATATTCATACTGGCCCAGCCGAGGGTGGCGAAGACCATGCCGGAGGTCAGCGACGCCGTTGCCGTCATGCCATAGACAAAGGTATCGTTGATCCCCTGGGTGAAGGCTTTTTCCGTCTCGCTATAGGCTTCCGAGAGGAGGCTGGTGGCGGATGTAAACATGAAGTTCCAGGCCACACCGACCAGGGCAAGAGACAGATAGAAATTGGTCAGTTTCACATCATAGATGGCGATGGCGGCGGCAATGGCATAAAATACCATGCCGGCCAGAATGACAGGAATATTCCCGAACCGGGCAATCAGGGTTCCGGTGAAGAAGGCCGGGATAAACATGAACAGCACATGCACCTGGATGACCGTGGCCGCGTCGGCATTTTCAAAGCCGCAGAAGACCACGGCAATCGGGGATGCTGCCATGATGAAGGACATCATGAAATAGGCCCCGCCGCCGTTGAGCACGGCGCAGATAAACGCCGGGCGCCGGATGATCTCCAGCAAGTTGGCTTTTGGTGCATGATGGCCCTGCCCTTCCTCATGATCTTCCTGTCGGTGATGCCGGTGGGGAATATGCAGCAATCCCATCGGCAGGTGAGCCAGGATGCTCAGCGTCACCACCAGGGCGCAGGGTCCGGCAAAAGTGAAGGGCCCAAAGGCGTCGTTGTAAAATCCGGTAATGGTCGGCGTCACCAAGGCTGCCAGAATGCCTCCGGCCAGCACCAGGGAAATCCCCTGTTTCTGGAAATCCGGGGGGCTGACTTCCATGGCGGCAAAGCGGTAATAAGCGGCAAAAGCCTGGTAGATCCCGTGCAGCAGGGTCGCGAAACAAAACAGGCTGAAGCTCTGGATATACAGTGCATAAATGGCTAGGGAGCCGCTGACGGTGGCGCACAGGGCGCCAAACTGGAAGCCCCGCTTGCGGCCGAAATATTTCATAAAGTAAGACGCCGGGACAGCCATCAGCGATGCGCCGACAATGCCGGTCGCCATCGGCACCGTGGACAGCAGCGGACTTGGCGCCAGCATTTGCCCGACCAGCACCGCATAGGTGATCAGGGTCATGCTGGAGGCCAGGATGAAGGCCTGGCAGATGCACAGCAAGGCGATGTTGCGCTTGTAGTTGTGGGCAAGGTCGATCACAGGGGCACCACCAGTCCGTCATAGCCGGGCTCAATATGCGCCGGCAGCTCCCGCTTCAGGGTGTCATAATCCATGTCCCAGGTCATGTGGGTGAGAATAGCCCGCTTGGGCCGGACCCTGTCAATATAGTCGAGGGTCTGGGCCAGATGACTGTGGGTCGGATGCGGAGCGGGCCTCAGCGCATCAACCACCCACAGATCCAGATCCTGAAGATGGACGAAACTTTCTTCAGGTATTACATTAAAATCGGTACTATAAGCCATTTTATTTAAACGATATCCATAGGATTCTGACTCACCATGGATTTGCCGGAACGGCTGGATATCGATGGCCCCGATCCGGAACGGCTCAAGATTGATTTCATTCATATTGGCAATGGCCGGATAGCCGGTCTGGCTCTGGAAAATATATTCGAAGCGCCGGGTCAGGACCTTCCGGGTTTCCGCATTGGCATAGACGTCCACTTTCTGCTTCATGCACTGGGCAATGCCCCGGAGGTCATCTATGCCGTGAGTATGGTCGGCATGATCATGGGTATAAAGCACACCGTCGAGCCGCATGATGCCATTGTCCAGGCACTGCTCGCGCAGGTCCGGCGTGGTGTCAATCATTACCTGGGTCTCCCCCTCCTCGACCAGGATCGAGGAGCGGCGGCGGCGGTTTTTCGGATTATTCCGGTCGCAGGCCCCCCATATTTCTCCGATCCGGGGTACTCCGCCTGAGGTGCCGCATCCGAGTATGGTGACTTTCATGACAGGAGTTCCTCAGGGGCGCCGGGTTTTGCTGAACAGGGTAAAGAAATTGTCGGTGGTGGTCCGCGCCAGATCGTCATAGTCCCAGTCCAGCAGATGGGACAGGAACTCGGCGGTATATTTCACATAGGACGGCTCGTTGGGCTTGCCTCTTTTCGGCACCGGCGCCAAGTAAGGCGCATCGGTTTCAATCAGCAGCCGGTCACGGGGAATAATCTTGACCGTTTCCTGCAGGTCCGTGGCGCTCTTGAAGGTGACAATGCCGGAAATGGAAATATAGCAGCCCATGTCCAGGCAGGCTTCCGCCAGGGCGCGGCTCGCGGTAAAGCAATGGATCACTGCCGGATAGGCCCCGCGGTCCATTTCCTCTTTCATGATGACGGCGGTATCCTCGTCCGCGTCCCGGGCATGAACCACCAGCGGCAGGCCGGTTTCCCGGCTGGCGGCGATATGGGCCAGGAAATTGGCCTTTTGCAGGTCGCGCGGCGCATGTTCATAAAAATAGTCGAGCCCGCTCTCGCCGATGCCGACCACTTTTTCCGGCTTGGCCAGTTCAATCAGCTGTTCCGCGGTAATGCCGGGTTCCTTTTCGGCCTCATGGGGATGGCTGCCGACAGTGCACCAGACATTGTCATGAGCATTGGCAATGGCCAATACCTCGTCATACTCGCTGAGCCGCGCATTGATGGCGAGCATGGTGCCGACTCCGGCCTCGCGGGCGCGCTGCATGACCCCGTCCATATCCTCGGTCATGCTGCCGTAGTTGAGATGACAATGGCTGTCGACAATCATCAGGCCTCGGCCTCCACATAGCGCGGGAAGACTCCCTCCGGTTTTTCCATGGCGGTGCCGCTGGCCAGGCGTCCGCCCTCACCCAGGTCGCTGAACCTGCGCTTATCAGGCGGGAGTTGAAGCTGATCGAGGAGCTTTTCCGCGGACTGCGGCATAATCGCCTGGGCCAGAATGCCCACCTGCCGGATCACCTCGGCGGTCACATAGAGCACGGTGCCCATGCGTGCCGGATCGGTCTTTTTCAGGGCCCAGGGCTCCTGTGCCGTGAAATAGCTGTTGGCGTCGCCGACCACTTTCCAGATCACCTCCAGCGCCTGGTTGAAGGCCTGCTGGTCCATCTTTTCCCGCACATTACCCAAAAGCCCGTCGGCAGCGGCCAGGATCTCCCGGTCGGCGTCGGTCAGGTCACCGGGGGTCGGCATCTGGCCGTCACAGTTTTTGAAAATCATGCTGAGCGAACGCTGGGCCAGGTTGCCCAGGTCATTGGCAAGATCGCTGTTGATGCGGTTGATCATAGCCTGGCGGGAAAAATCCCCGTCATTGCCGAACGGCACTTCGCGCATCAGGAAATAACGCATCTGGTCGAGACCGAATTCCTCAACGATCTCGAACGGGTCGATCACATTGCCGAGCGACTTGGAAATCTTCTGGCCTTCGTTGGTCCACCAGCCGTGGGCGAAGACTCGCTTCGGCAGCTCGACGCCGGCCGCCATCAGGAAGGCGGGCCAGTAGACCGCATGGAAGCGCAGGATATCCTTGCCGACCATATGGATGTCGGCGGGCCAGTATTTGGCCAGTTTTTCCGGGTCCGCATCGGGATAACCGACGGCGGTCAGATAGTTGGTCAGGGCGTCGATCCAGACATACATGATATGCTTGTCGTTGCCCGGCACCGGGATGCCCCAGGAAAAGCTGGTGCGGGAAACGGACAGATCGCGCAGGCCGCCTTCGACGAAGCTTTTCACTTCATTCTTGCGGCTTTTCGGCAGCACCGTTTCCGGGATCCGTTCATACCAGTCCAGAAGTTTGTCGCCCCAGGCGCTCAAGCGGAAGAAATAGCTTTCTTCCTCGACCCATTCCACCGGGGCGCCGGTGGGGGCAAGCTTTTCGCCGCCGGGACCCTCGGTCAGTTCGCCTTCCGTGAAATAGGCCTCGTCGCGGACACTGTACCAGCCGGCATACTTATCGAGGTAGATGTTGCCGCTTTCCTCCAGCTTTTGCCACAGGTGCTGACAGGCCTTTTTATGCCGCTCCTCGGTGGTGCGGATGAAATCGTCATTGGAGAAATTCATGGTTTCGGCCAGGACGCGAAAGCGCTGGGAAACCTCGTCACAGAACTCGATCGGGGTTTTGCCCGCCGCCAGAGCGGATTTTTCCACTTTCTGGCCGTGTTCGTCGGTACCGGTCAGGAACATCACGTCATAGCCGTCGAGACGTTTGAAGCGGGCCAGGAAATCACAAGCGAGCGTCGTATAGGCGTGGCCGATATGCGGCTTGTCATTCACATAGTAAATTGGTGTAGTAATGTAAAAGGCGGACGCCATTTCCCTGTCTCTCCGGTCTAACTCTTTGTCTTCAGGCCCGAAGCGACTGACTGATCATGGAAAAGATGTTCAGCACAACCTGCTTGCGGTCAAGATTTACCGCGTCGGTGCGGGCCAGTATATGCGACCCCTTTTCCCATAGCTCGACCCATTGATCAAGCGGTAATCTCTGCCCGAGTGACCGCATCATCTCCAGTTCACCGCTGAGGATTTCCGGAACGTCAGAAGCCGGATCGGCGTTGACCCGTACCAGACGATTGAAAAAGCGGGTCAGGAGATCGGAAAACAGGCCGAAGCGATCCTTATTCTTGGCCCCGGCCAGGTCATCCGCCAGGGCATGCAGCGCCGGCACGTTGAGGGCCGGCAACTGGGACATCAGGCTGAGGATCTGGCCGTAAAGCTCAAGCCCCTTTTGTTCGGCCAGGGTGATGGCGTAACCGGGGCTGCCTTCACTGAGCAAGGCGCAGCCCTGCAGCTCTTCCGGCGACAATGACGGGAACTGCGTCCCGACCACCTGGTGGACTTCTTCGAACTCCAGCGGCTTGAGCCGCAGCTGGCGGCAACGGGACCTGATGGTCGGCAGCAGGCGTCCCGGGGCATGGGCCAGGACAAACAGCACTGAATTGGACGGCGGCTCCTCAAGGATTTTCAGCAGCGCATTAGCGGCATTCCGGTTCAGCTCATCAGCACTGTCAACAATCGCTATCCGCCATCCGCCTTCGCCGGATGTGGTGCTGTAAAAACCCTGCAGCCTGCGCACGTCGTTGATCAGGATTTCGTTTCTTTTCTTGCCGGTTTTCTCATCCACCGACCGTTCGATGGTGATCAGGTCGGGATGGCTGCCGGCAGTGATACGATGATTGACGGGACTTTCCGGATCGGTGGAAAGGCTTTCGGCCTTCACCGGTTCCAATACGTCTCCGAACAGGCCCGGCCCGTCGTCGGACGCGGGCGGATTGTGCAGCAGAAAACGGGCCATGGCAAAGGCCAGCGACGCTTTACCAACCCCGCGCGGGCCGGTAATCAGCCAGGCGTGATGCAGTTTGTCCGCATTAAAGGCATCAAGGAACAGTTGCTGGGCCTGCTGGTGGCCAACAACCTTCTTGCATTGCCGGGATGGAGGGACGTCTTCGATATCCACGCTTGGGCTTACTCCCCGAGAAGTCTTTGTGTGACTGTTTTCGCGATCCGGGCGGCAACTGAATCAATACCGCCTTCTGCTTCAATCACCACAATACGGTCCGGATTTTTTTTGGCAATATCCAGAAAGGATTTTCTCAGAGTCTGGTGGAATTCCTCCCCCATTCTCTCGTAGCGGTCTTCCCGGGTGGACCGGTCCTCCAGGTCTTCCCGGTGACGGGCCCGGTTGAGGCCGAGTTTCACGCCGCCGTCCAGCAACAAGGTCAGGTCCGGCCAGAAATCCCCGGTGACAAGCTTATGGAGCTCCAGAATTTTTTCGATATCCTGCCCCTGGCCATAGCCCTGGTAGGCCAGTGTACTGTCCGCATAACGGTCGCAGATGACCCAGGCTCCCCTCTTCAGGGCCGGCAGGATGGTGGCCTGTAAATGTTCGGCCCGGGCGGCATAATGCAGCAGGGTCTCGGTCATGGGTTGCCATTTGTCGGTGCCGCCGGTCACCAGCAGGTGGCGGATATCCTCGGCGCCGGGGGAGCCGCCGGGTTCCCGGGTCAGCACCACATCGATGTCCCGGCCTTCGAGGAATTTGCGAAGTTCTATGGCCTGTGTAGATTTACCGACGCCTTCGCCACCTTCAAAGGTGATGAACCGGCCGCGGTAGTCACTATTCATTGCCACGTCCTGAAGAACCGACCAGCATATAGTTGAAGGCGGCCTTGAGGCGGCTGAAGCCGCCAAGTTCGCCAACACTCTCCCCGGCCACCAGCGGATAGGTAACGGTCTTCATATCGCTGGAACTGATTTCCAGGGTGGCGATCGGCTGCCCCTTGACGATCGGCGCAGGAATGGGGCCGTCGTAGATGACCTTGACTTTCATTTTGCGGCGGGCTTCCTTGCTCAGGGAAAGGGTGACATCGCTTTCGATCACCAGCGGCACCTGGTCCGCTTCGCCGAGCCAGACATTGGCATTATCCAGAACCTGCCCGGATTTGAGCAGCGGATAGATGTCAAAATTACGGAATCCAAAGGTCAGCAGCCGTTCGGATTCCCGGGCCCGGACCCGCTCCGTGCTCATGCCGTTCAGCACCAGGATCAGGCGCCGGCCGTCCCTGACAGCGGACGCGGTCAGGCCATAGCCCCCGGCTTCCGTATGACCGGTTTTCAGGCCGTCCGCTCCCTCCATATTGTAGAGGATCGGATTACGGTTATTCTGGGGAATACCGGCATAGGTGAAGCTTTTTTCCGCAAAATAGGGGTAATATTCCGGGAAGTTCTTGATCATGGCCTGGGCCAGGGTCGCCAGGTCCCGGGCAGTCATATAATGCTCGTCGTCGGGCCAGCCGTTTACATTGGTAAAGTGGCTGTTGGTCATGCCAAGTTCCTTGGCCTTTTCATTCATCCAGTCGACAAAAATATCAACTGAGCCGGCAATCCCCTCCGCAAGCACGACACAGGCATCATTGCCGCTCTGGACGATAATCCCCTGGAGCAGATCCTCTACCGTCACCTTGTCTCCGGCATTGAGGAACATGGTGGAGCCCTGGAGGCGCCATTTACGATAGGTTGGCTCACTCACCTCGAACCGGTCATTCAGGTTGATGACGCCGTCTTTCAGCTTTTCAAACGCCAGGTAAACGGTCATCAGCTTGCTCATGGAAGACGGCGGCATGCGTGTATCGGCTTCTTTTTCGAACAGGACCGCCCCGGTGGAGCCCTCGATCAAAATCGCTTCTTCCGCAACTGTCCTGATCGACTGAGCAGATGCCGCCGGGGCCCCGATGAGCGTCAATGCCAGACACAGCCCCAGGAGCCTTAGAGTGGATGCCAGAGTTCTTCCAAATTTATAAATCATTCCTCGTCCCGTATTCCGGTTATTTTTCAGTCTAAAACAATTCTTGCCGTATTATGTCCCCAGGCCAGCGCCCTGCCAAGGGTTTCGTCGGCCCGGGCTTTGGAGGGCAACGGCCCGATCCGCACCCGATAGAGTTTTTGTCCGTTGATGTCGACAAGCTCCAGTAAAGTCTGGCCCACGTGACGGATATCGTCGGCCACCATTTTGGCCCGCAATTTATCGGAAAAGGCGCCGATCTGCACATAGATATTTTCACTGGCCGTTGCCGGGCTGTCCGGTTCGGCCTCAAGCGGCTGGACAACCACTTCGTCCTTCTTCGCAGGCTCCGGGGTAAAAACAGGTGCCGGTCGTGCGCTGGCTACCACAATCGGGGCTTTTTTCTGCTCTACTGGACTGGTTGCCGGTGCCGGGGTGTTGCGGGCGAAAACAGTCGCCGGCCGCGCATTCGGTCCGGGGACCGCTTCAACCCGTACCCGGGTGACGCCCTGTTTCTCGAACCCGAGCAACTGGGCGGAACGGCGCGAGACGTCAATCAGACGATCGCCGACAAAGGGCCCCCGGTCATTGACTTTGAGAATCAGGTTGCGGCCATTTTCCAGGTTGGTCACCCGGACATAGCTCGGCATCGGCAATGTTGTATGCGCCGCCGTCAGGGCGTTCATATTGAAGGTTTCGCCATTGGCAGTCTTGCGGCCGTGGAATTTCGGCCCATACCATGACGCCATGCCTTCAGCCACATAATGGGGATCCGCTTTGGGGACATAAACCTTGCCTGCTACCTTGTAGGGATTGCCGACTTTATACTCCCCCTTGGTCTGGCTGACCGGACCGCCGCCCGGCACGGAAGAACAGGCCGCCAGGGCAGCAACCAGCGCCAGCAAGGAACAATA
The DNA window shown above is from Emcibacter nanhaiensis and carries:
- a CDS encoding MFS transporter; translation: MIDLAHNYKRNIALLCICQAFILASSMTLITYAVLVGQMLAPSPLLSTVPMATGIVGASLMAVPASYFMKYFGRKRGFQFGALCATVSGSLAIYALYIQSFSLFCFATLLHGIYQAFAAYYRFAAMEVSPPDFQKQGISLVLAGGILAALVTPTITGFYNDAFGPFTFAGPCALVVTLSILAHLPMGLLHIPHRHHRQEDHEEGQGHHAPKANLLEIIRRPAFICAVLNGGGAYFMMSFIMAASPIAVVFCGFENADAATVIQVHVLFMFIPAFFTGTLIARFGNIPVILAGMVFYAIAAAIAIYDVKLTNFYLSLALVGVAWNFMFTSATSLLSEAYSETEKAFTQGINDTFVYGMTATASLTSGMVFATLGWASMNIINYSILGFLFLVTLWYIRQTKKQAGEDGELPATALEGEHYGE
- the metG gene encoding methionine--tRNA ligase yields the protein MASAFYITTPIYYVNDKPHIGHAYTTLACDFLARFKRLDGYDVMFLTGTDEHGQKVEKSALAAGKTPIEFCDEVSQRFRVLAETMNFSNDDFIRTTEERHKKACQHLWQKLEESGNIYLDKYAGWYSVRDEAYFTEGELTEGPGGEKLAPTGAPVEWVEEESYFFRLSAWGDKLLDWYERIPETVLPKSRKNEVKSFVEGGLRDLSVSRTSFSWGIPVPGNDKHIMYVWIDALTNYLTAVGYPDADPEKLAKYWPADIHMVGKDILRFHAVYWPAFLMAAGVELPKRVFAHGWWTNEGQKISKSLGNVIDPFEIVEEFGLDQMRYFLMREVPFGNDGDFSRQAMINRINSDLANDLGNLAQRSLSMIFKNCDGQMPTPGDLTDADREILAAADGLLGNVREKMDQQAFNQALEVIWKVVGDANSYFTAQEPWALKKTDPARMGTVLYVTAEVIRQVGILAQAIMPQSAEKLLDQLQLPPDKRRFSDLGEGGRLASGTAMEKPEGVFPRYVEAEA
- a CDS encoding TIGR00730 family Rossman fold protein, with the protein product MFSKRLGWYRDIRRLFKVSAEMWRGFNLMRKMGPCVTIFGSARFGEDHIYYQKSREIAGKLAREGFSIMTGGGPGVMEAANRGAYENGALSAGCNIQLPHEQVPNPYLHISTTFKHFYVRKLMLVRYSQGFVLMPGGFGTLDEMFETLTLMQTDKITDFPVVAFGSEYWGHLIPFLEKTMIRFGTIDPIDLDLIRVTDDVDEVVAIMKGEASEEHFEG
- a CDS encoding peptidylprolyl isomerase, whose translation is MANRGRLKAIGTILLSCLMLLAAVVPAVSAPEKTVDVVITTEQGNISLRLYPERAPITVKNFLRNMDAGIYQGGQFYRAVRMDNQRPANTTITLIQGGRNPAVKPLPPVPHETTEMTGISHQNGVISMARLEPGTATSEFFICIGDNSALDYGSDRNPDKQGYATFGVVTDGMEVVMQIQNQPTNVPMQDPNSPVKGQIMEKPVRILNITRK
- a CDS encoding D-alanyl-D-alanine carboxypeptidase family protein encodes the protein MTLIGAPAASAQSIRTVAEEAILIEGSTGAVLFEKEADTRMPPSSMSKLMTVYLAFEKLKDGVINLNDRFEVSEPTYRKWRLQGSTMFLNAGDKVTVEDLLQGIIVQSGNDACVVLAEGIAGSVDIFVDWMNEKAKELGMTNSHFTNVNGWPDDEHYMTARDLATLAQAMIKNFPEYYPYFAEKSFTYAGIPQNNRNPILYNMEGADGLKTGHTEAGGYGLTASAVRDGRRLILVLNGMSTERVRARESERLLTFGFRNFDIYPLLKSGQVLDNANVWLGEADQVPLVIESDVTLSLSKEARRKMKVKVIYDGPIPAPIVKGQPIATLEISSSDMKTVTYPLVAGESVGELGGFSRLKAAFNYMLVGSSGRGNE
- a CDS encoding TatD family hydrolase is translated as MIVDSHCHLNYGSMTEDMDGVMQRAREAGVGTMLAINARLSEYDEVLAIANAHDNVWCTVGSHPHEAEKEPGITAEQLIELAKPEKVVGIGESGLDYFYEHAPRDLQKANFLAHIAASRETGLPLVVHARDADEDTAVIMKEEMDRGAYPAVIHCFTASRALAEACLDMGCYISISGIVTFKSATDLQETVKIIPRDRLLIETDAPYLAPVPKRGKPNEPSYVKYTAEFLSHLLDWDYDDLARTTTDNFFTLFSKTRRP
- the chrA gene encoding chromate efflux transporter — encoded protein: MATPKEPPHQTQKLSFFEIFRIFLLLGCTSFGGPVAHLGYFREEFITRRKWLSDEDYADLIAFCQFLPGPASSQVGMAIGLTKGGYRGMFAAWLGFTLPSALLMFLFAFGVLSFGELGYSGWIAGLKAATVAIVAHALGGMVSSLASSAKTATIAVAAMALVFLVSGAWGQILAIVAGGVAGLLWLRREGPAIKPETLGHSAHMGVSLVNLIIFAVLLAVLPLAALYSADIALLDSFYRSGSLVFGGGHVVLPLLQAEMVESGLVGTDDFLAGYGLAQAVPGPLFTFASYLGVLAAPDKSAVTGSIIATVGIFLPSFFLVLGGLPLWNRFRALAVAQNAMMGINAAVVGLVAAVLYTPVFTATITGVMPFLIAVVSYLLLRYWKLPPWALIMLAGIVGHFLL
- a CDS encoding septal ring lytic transglycosylase RlpA family protein, which gives rise to MRMLRYCSLLALVAALAACSSVPGGGPVSQTKGEYKVGNPYKVAGKVYVPKADPHYVAEGMASWYGPKFHGRKTANGETFNMNALTAAHTTLPMPSYVRVTNLENGRNLILKVNDRGPFVGDRLIDVSRRSAQLLGFEKQGVTRVRVEAVPGPNARPATVFARNTPAPATSPVEQKKAPIVVASARPAPVFTPEPAKKDEVVVQPLEAEPDSPATASENIYVQIGAFSDKLRAKMVADDIRHVGQTLLELVDINGQKLYRVRIGPLPSKARADETLGRALAWGHNTARIVLD
- a CDS encoding MBL fold metallo-hydrolase, with product MKVTILGCGTSGGVPRIGEIWGACDRNNPKNRRRRSSILVEEGETQVMIDTTPDLREQCLDNGIMRLDGVLYTHDHADHTHGIDDLRGIAQCMKQKVDVYANAETRKVLTRRFEYIFQSQTGYPAIANMNEINLEPFRIGAIDIQPFRQIHGESESYGYRLNKMAYSTDFNVIPEESFVHLQDLDLWVVDALRPAPHPTHSHLAQTLDYIDRVRPKRAILTHMTWDMDYDTLKRELPAHIEPGYDGLVVPL
- a CDS encoding DNA polymerase III subunit delta', translating into MDIEDVPPSRQCKKVVGHQQAQQLFLDAFNADKLHHAWLITGPRGVGKASLAFAMARFLLHNPPASDDGPGLFGDVLEPVKAESLSTDPESPVNHRITAGSHPDLITIERSVDEKTGKKRNEILINDVRRLQGFYSTTSGEGGWRIAIVDSADELNRNAANALLKILEEPPSNSVLFVLAHAPGRLLPTIRSRCRQLRLKPLEFEEVHQVVGTQFPSLSPEELQGCALLSEGSPGYAITLAEQKGLELYGQILSLMSQLPALNVPALHALADDLAGAKNKDRFGLFSDLLTRFFNRLVRVNADPASDVPEILSGELEMMRSLGQRLPLDQWVELWEKGSHILARTDAVNLDRKQVVLNIFSMISQSLRA
- the tmk gene encoding dTMP kinase, which encodes MNSDYRGRFITFEGGEGVGKSTQAIELRKFLEGRDIDVVLTREPGGSPGAEDIRHLLVTGGTDKWQPMTETLLHYAARAEHLQATILPALKRGAWVICDRYADSTLAYQGYGQGQDIEKILELHKLVTGDFWPDLTLLLDGGVKLGLNRARHREDLEDRSTREDRYERMGEEFHQTLRKSFLDIAKKNPDRIVVIEAEGGIDSVAARIAKTVTQRLLGE